From the Propionispora hippei DSM 15287 genome, the window GCACCAGACCCGGCGTACCGGCGGCATCCCAGTTGGACACCATGCCCTTAGCCACATCGTACCCCATCGTGCCGGCCAGTTGGGTCATCGGGCCAGCCATAAAGGTGGCTCCCCAGCAGAACAGGCAGACAATGATCGACAGAATGATCAGGTTGTGTAAGATATTGCCTTCCGTAATCGCATTAACAGCCGCGCTCTCCCACAGGACGATGATCAGACTGACCGACGCAATCATTTGATTGCCGGGCAGCGCCAGGGAAATTAAGAGAGCGATAGGATACATGATCAACGTTGTCGGCACAACCGCCGAGTGTCCGATAACCGTGGAGCAATCCAGCGCAATCCGGACATCATCGCGCTTCAGCTTGCTGACCAGAATGCTCCGCGCCGATTTGATAATCGGGAACCAGCCTTCCACCAAAATGGCGGCCATTCTGGGCAGCAGCAGGAAAGCGGCAGCCATTTTTACCCCTAACAGCAAGGACGGCATCATGCCGATTTGGCTGAACAGGCCCAGGATAATCCCCAGGGTAGCGCCCATTACGGTGGTCTCACCAAAGACACCAAACTTTTCCTGAATGGTTTCCGCGCTGAACTCCACATCCTTAATCACCGGTGTCCGCCGCAAAATCCACTCCAATGGAATGGCGATACAAGCCTGGAAGGAAAAATGCGTTCCGTGCGGCCAGGAACCGCCCGGCGGGAAATTGTTGATCTTTTCAATGTACGGCGCCGCGATATCGGCCGCCTTTACGTCGATAATCAGGAAAACCACGACCGCCAGCGTGGCCAGCCAGAAATTCCCTGTCGTTACGCCGACCAAACCGGCCAGCAGCATGGCCCGCCAGGTATTGAACACATCTACATAGATGGTTTGTGTAAACCGGACGGTAACCAGCAGGACATTAATAATGAGGAAAACCAACACACCGAAATACCCGTAGGTATTGCCGAAAGCATAACCGACTGAGCCCCAGCCGATATCAATAACGCCTTTATTGAAGCCGTAGATGCTTACGATATTGGTGATGGGCTTGACCATGGCTTCCTGAATCAGACTGACCACCATAAACAACCCGGTAAGGCCGATAGAGACCTTCAACGCCCCGAGAATCGCCTTTTTTAAACTTACTTTTATCAGCAGAGACACAATCAAAATGATCCCGACAATCGTAACGGTAGAATCAAATTTAAAAAACGCCGAAAGGATATTAGTAATTGAATCAATAAATTCCATACGCCTTCTCCTCTGCATATTTAATTTTTTACATTCAGGCATATCTTGGCGGTAGAAATGCCGCCTGGTTTTCACTCAACGTTTTTCTGCCACCAAGATTAAGAAGTCACTGCTGGATCTTTCTGATTTCAGCTATAATTTCATCCAGGGCCTTCTTCGCCGCCTTGTCATCCAGCATAATGCCTAAGGCCCTGATCATGGGAACCGGGTAGTCGGCTTTCATTTCCACCGTGGTAACCAGCATATCGGCATTATTGATGGCTTCCTCCACATCATTGACCCGGCAAAGAATGACCTTTACGTTTTTCAAGCCTTCCTGCTTGATACGGTCCTCTATTTCTTCCCGTAAATAGTTGGACGTACATATTCCTGCACCGCAGCAGCACAGCACCGTGACTTTTTCTTTCATCCTGCTTCACCTCCTGTTTTCGTTAGCTTACTTACGCCTATTTTTATTGCAAGTCTCGTGCCAATTACAGAAACAGGCAAGCAAATACAGCATTGGCCTGCTTTTCCGTTCGACAAAAAACCAGCTACATCTTTGTGTAATTACAAAAAGATGTAGCTGGTTTTTACATTGACGCACAATTGACGCACAATCAACAGGACCTGCTTACAGTTGTTAGTCTAACAGATTAAATAAAGGTATCCCGCCAAGGCCCGGCAGTTCCCCTACTGTTCAAACACCGCCGCCGTGCGGGCAAAGAAATTGTTTTTAGCATTAGCCGCTAAGATGGCATCGGCATCGGCCCGGCTGACGACAACATTGGCGTTAAAATCCCGTAAGCCAACAGCTTTCACCACCAACGGACTGGTTCCGGCCCGCGAAACCGCCTCGCCGTCCCCATTGACCGCATAATCGACCATACCATGACTTACCACAAAATCAGCATCCAAATACATATTGCCGTAAATAATCCGTCCGGTTTCGTCATAGATGCGCGGTGACATCACCCGCGCCAGGCCTAGGCCCCGGGCATCGACAATCACGCCCGAAACTACCGGAGCGCTTTCTCCCATTGCCGGCGGCTGATAAGCGGCCGACGGAGACGGCACCGGCAGCATGGCGGCAGGCTTCATTTGGTCGGCGATAGCGGCGGCAACGCTATGTTCGCCAAACAGAGCTACCTGCAGCGTTACCTGATACGATCCATCCGGCAAGGCCTGTTCATTTACAATCCGGGCGCCCTGTACCAACCCGGAAATATTGGTTTTAACCATATCGTTTTCCAACACGTAGTTTCTTACCGTCGTCGCCGCTTCCACCCGGACTTCACCGACTTTTTCCAATAAATTTCTATAGCCATCAACAATAGCAGCCCGCCGGGCCATCGCACTGGCCTGTGCTGCATTGCCTACTGAACTTGGCGAAACTCCGGTGCCTGTTGCCTCAATAACACCGTCTTTCCAGGCATCAACCTGCCCGCGGATTTCCGTCGCGCCCGCTCCCGTAAAATCATTGCCTGCCGCCGCTACCGGTGTAAGTCCCAAAACCAGCCAAACGGTCAATATAACATATCCTAACTTCCTCATATTTCGCTCCCCTTCCGGTTTTCCTAGTCTTAAAATCCCAGCCTTATCCGTAGATCAGTAACGTCCGCTTCGTCGTTCCCGGCCCCCACTGTGCCATCTGTCCGACGGCCCTCCCGGCCGGTACGGCATATCAGGTCCGTAAAGCCAGGCGGTAAAAAGATTGATCGCTTCGTCTGTTTCCTCCAAACGGCGCAAGTTTCGTTTGGCAATGGCTATGTATTCCTGCTGGTCCGGCGTTGCCCGGGCCAGAAAATCCCGATAGGCTTCTATGGCGCGCCGGCGATAGCCCATTCGCTCATAAACCTGGCCTTTCTCAAAATAGGCCAGGGTCAAATGGCCGTCTAAATTCAGCGCCGCATCAAAGTCCTGCAGCGCACTGCGGTACTTGTCCTTATAGAAGAAGGCGATCCCCCGTCGCAAATAGGCCTGTCCAAACTGGGAATTCAGGGCAATCGCTTCCGTATAGGCGGCAATTGCTTCGTCATACTGATGACCGGCCATTTTTTGATCGCCCAGTTCAAAACGCAGATTGGCCTGGAATTCATTTTCATTTTGGGCAATCCGATTTTGCAGCTGCTGTTTCTCCGTTTCATTATTTGCCTGGCCAATCTGCCGCTTCAAGTCGGCCAATTCCTGCTGGCTTTGGGCATAATCCTGCTGCAATTTCTGATAGTCCTCCGCCATCGACATGCTTTTCAGCTTGCCGGCCATGCTCTCAATATTGTCGGTCGTAATAACCGCCCTGATTTTTACCCAGAAATGGATAGCATTGCCCTCTAGCGTGCGTTTTTTCTCCAGTACGGAAACTTCCATAATTCCGGCGGCAACAACCTGCACCTCATCTGCCGTCAACTGATATTTTTGCGTGGCCGAATAGCTTTGCACATACGTTCCGGCCTCTTCCAAAGCCGTACGCTTGGCATCAAGGAGTGCCCGTTCCTCTGCCGTTGCCGGTGTTTCCCCGTCGCCCATGGAATAGTTGCCTTCAGCAATAATTTCCTTTACTGCCGCATGCCCGACAGCCGGAAACACACCTACCAGCCACAATGCAAGGCAGCATAGCGGCACAATACATTTTGTCGATTTCACGCATAGTCACCTCCCTGTGAAAAGCCTGAGAATAACCACAACCGCCTGTGAACTGCTGCTGTAACGAACGCCTGAGCGCAGCGGGAAATTTTACGCCCCGCAAGGAAAGCAACGCAGCAGGCGGAAAAGGCTCTGACGTAACGCGTGCCGTAAAACAGCAGTCTGTCTCTGGATCGAATGTGTATCCTTATTTCATTATCAAGGATTAGCTTTTAGTTTTCCTTTTCTTTTGCCCAAGAACTGCTATTTTTCTTGTTTATTGCCGTGTCCCGCCCCCAGCAACCCATACCCGGCAATGTCCAGCCAGGGACT encodes:
- a CDS encoding PTS sugar transporter subunit IIB encodes the protein MKEKVTVLCCCGAGICTSNYLREEIEDRIKQEGLKNVKVILCRVNDVEEAINNADMLVTTVEMKADYPVPMIRALGIMLDDKAAKKALDEIIAEIRKIQQ
- a CDS encoding PTS transporter subunit IIC gives rise to the protein MEFIDSITNILSAFFKFDSTVTIVGIILIVSLLIKVSLKKAILGALKVSIGLTGLFMVVSLIQEAMVKPITNIVSIYGFNKGVIDIGWGSVGYAFGNTYGYFGVLVFLIINVLLVTVRFTQTIYVDVFNTWRAMLLAGLVGVTTGNFWLATLAVVVFLIIDVKAADIAAPYIEKINNFPPGGSWPHGTHFSFQACIAIPLEWILRRTPVIKDVEFSAETIQEKFGVFGETTVMGATLGIILGLFSQIGMMPSLLLGVKMAAAFLLLPRMAAILVEGWFPIIKSARSILVSKLKRDDVRIALDCSTVIGHSAVVPTTLIMYPIALLISLALPGNQMIASVSLIIVLWESAAVNAITEGNILHNLIILSIIVCLFCWGATFMAGPMTQLAGTMGYDVAKGMVSNWDAAGTPGLVLVYKLFSLVFGF
- a CDS encoding tetratricopeptide repeat protein; translation: MKSTKCIVPLCCLALWLVGVFPAVGHAAVKEIIAEGNYSMGDGETPATAEERALLDAKRTALEEAGTYVQSYSATQKYQLTADEVQVVAAGIMEVSVLEKKRTLEGNAIHFWVKIRAVITTDNIESMAGKLKSMSMAEDYQKLQQDYAQSQQELADLKRQIGQANNETEKQQLQNRIAQNENEFQANLRFELGDQKMAGHQYDEAIAAYTEAIALNSQFGQAYLRRGIAFFYKDKYRSALQDFDAALNLDGHLTLAYFEKGQVYERMGYRRRAIEAYRDFLARATPDQQEYIAIAKRNLRRLEETDEAINLFTAWLYGPDMPYRPGGPSDRWHSGGRERRSGRY
- a CDS encoding LPP20 family lipoprotein, with the translated sequence MRKLGYVILTVWLVLGLTPVAAAGNDFTGAGATEIRGQVDAWKDGVIEATGTGVSPSSVGNAAQASAMARRAAIVDGYRNLLEKVGEVRVEAATTVRNYVLENDMVKTNISGLVQGARIVNEQALPDGSYQVTLQVALFGEHSVAAAIADQMKPAAMLPVPSPSAAYQPPAMGESAPVVSGVIVDARGLGLARVMSPRIYDETGRIIYGNMYLDADFVVSHGMVDYAVNGDGEAVSRAGTSPLVVKAVGLRDFNANVVVSRADADAILAANAKNNFFARTAAVFEQ